A stretch of the Polluticoccus soli genome encodes the following:
- a CDS encoding MmcQ/YjbR family DNA-binding protein, translating into MDTEKLRSICLSFPGAHEGIKWEDHLCFMVAEKMFCVSGMEDDSFLTFKASDEDFELLCERQHIIPAPYMARNKWVGVEKRSALKPKEWEHYLHQAYELIKAKLPKKTQKEIDENTQAKKLKKTKG; encoded by the coding sequence ATGGATACAGAAAAGCTCCGCTCTATCTGCCTCAGCTTTCCCGGTGCGCATGAAGGCATCAAATGGGAAGACCATCTCTGCTTTATGGTGGCTGAAAAAATGTTTTGTGTTTCGGGTATGGAAGATGATTCATTCCTCACCTTCAAAGCCAGCGATGAAGATTTTGAATTGCTCTGCGAGCGCCAGCATATCATACCCGCGCCTTACATGGCCCGCAATAAATGGGTAGGTGTAGAAAAGCGTAGCGCCCTCAAGCCAAAAGAATGGGAGCACTACCTCCACCAGGCATACGAACTGATAAAAGCAAAGCTGCCGAAAAAGACGCAGAAAGAAATAGACGAAAATACGCAGGCTAAAAAGCTTAAAAAAACAAAAGGGTAA
- a CDS encoding heavy-metal-associated domain-containing protein: MKRLIVFLSIITSSIFVFAQETAKDVVTEKYKVEGNCKMCKKRIENAAFIKGVKRAEWDKESHELTVTYKPSKTNAEAILGSVAKVGYSSEKAEADKAAYNNLPACCQYKDHVCND; encoded by the coding sequence ATGAAACGTTTAATAGTATTTCTCTCCATCATCACTTCTTCTATTTTCGTATTTGCGCAGGAAACAGCAAAGGATGTGGTTACCGAAAAGTATAAAGTTGAAGGTAACTGCAAGATGTGCAAAAAACGCATTGAGAATGCAGCATTCATTAAAGGTGTAAAACGTGCAGAGTGGGATAAAGAAAGCCACGAACTGACCGTAACATATAAACCCTCTAAAACGAACGCGGAAGCCATTCTCGGCAGCGTTGCTAAAGTAGGTTATAGCTCGGAGAAAGCAGAGGCTGACAAAGCCGCTTATAACAACCTACCGGCATGCTGCCAGTACAAAGACCACGTTTGTAACGACTAA
- a CDS encoding TonB-dependent receptor plug domain-containing protein gives MNRYLSKLLLSSLLLIGVQAHAQEMRQVSGRVSGTDQKGKKEELVGATVELPDHSAGAQTDANGDFSLSIPVGASKLVVSYIGFTTDTIAVGDGPLNIVLSQPRALKEVVIKKRKGPTEISLMNPIKTELISERELLKAACCNLSESFETTPSVDVAFTDAVSGYKQIQMLGLAGPYTLITRENIPDTRGLASVTGLTFTPGAWIEGMQLSKGTGSVVNGYESVAGQINVELKKPFEETDEKWLLNLYQNTQGRTEANIVHRKQFNEKLSTNFMLHGKSQWLKVDQNGDGFLDQPKDKNFVGLNRWFWFGPKSWEVQGGVKGTYSSNTGGEKSYTEGTEQKPGNPWGYRMDIRRVEGWAKIGKMFPNKPGTSIGLQLSGIYHDQDAIYGQRNYDATQTSFYSNLIFQSILGNTNHIIKAGASTLVDKYEEQLTKQQFTRNEIVPGAFAEYSYSHLDKFNIVAGIRGDYHNIYGAFVTPRLHVRYAPFKRTAIRASIGRAQRTANILAENIGYMASNRNFIIQSTIPGNPYGLEPEIAWNTGINLTQKFQLDYRDGAISFDFYRTDFQNQVVVDVEDAHDVRFYNLEGKSYANSFQTQFDYEVIHNLDLRLAYRWYDVKTTYSGVLKERPLVAAHRAFANVGYETRNRWKFDYTIQWVGQKRIPSVYDHHYMSFTNGEMSPSFVQMNAQISKAFTEDFEVYLGGENLTNYMQHMPIIGAMHPYDVGFDASMIWGPVMGRNVYAGLRYKIR, from the coding sequence ATGAATAGATATTTAAGTAAACTGCTATTAAGCAGCTTATTGCTAATTGGCGTGCAGGCTCATGCGCAGGAAATGCGCCAGGTATCAGGCAGGGTTTCCGGCACAGATCAGAAAGGCAAAAAGGAAGAACTAGTAGGTGCTACCGTGGAATTGCCCGATCACAGCGCAGGTGCGCAAACTGATGCCAATGGCGATTTTAGCCTTTCAATCCCTGTAGGTGCCAGCAAGCTGGTCGTTTCTTACATCGGTTTTACAACTGATACAATTGCGGTTGGTGACGGACCGCTAAATATTGTGCTGTCCCAGCCGCGCGCTTTGAAAGAAGTAGTAATTAAAAAACGCAAGGGTCCTACAGAGATAAGCCTGATGAACCCGATAAAAACGGAGCTGATCAGCGAGCGTGAGCTGTTGAAAGCGGCTTGCTGCAACCTGAGCGAAAGCTTTGAAACTACCCCATCGGTTGACGTGGCGTTTACTGATGCTGTGTCGGGCTACAAACAAATACAAATGTTGGGTCTTGCGGGGCCGTATACGCTGATAACCCGCGAGAATATACCTGATACCCGCGGCCTTGCCTCGGTAACGGGGTTGACCTTTACGCCTGGCGCATGGATAGAAGGTATGCAACTAAGCAAAGGCACGGGCAGTGTAGTGAACGGCTATGAAAGCGTAGCCGGCCAAATAAACGTAGAACTAAAAAAGCCTTTTGAGGAGACCGATGAAAAATGGTTGCTCAACCTGTACCAGAATACACAAGGCCGTACAGAAGCTAACATCGTTCATCGCAAACAATTCAACGAAAAGCTGTCCACCAACTTCATGCTGCACGGCAAGTCGCAATGGCTGAAAGTGGATCAGAATGGTGACGGCTTTCTTGATCAGCCGAAGGATAAAAACTTCGTTGGCCTCAATCGCTGGTTCTGGTTTGGTCCGAAGAGCTGGGAAGTACAGGGTGGTGTAAAAGGCACCTACTCTTCGAATACTGGTGGCGAAAAGAGTTATACAGAAGGTACTGAGCAAAAGCCCGGCAACCCATGGGGTTATCGAATGGATATTCGCAGGGTTGAAGGCTGGGCCAAGATCGGCAAGATGTTCCCTAACAAGCCGGGTACAAGCATAGGGCTGCAGCTATCGGGCATCTACCACGACCAGGATGCGATTTATGGGCAGAGGAATTATGACGCCACACAGACTAGTTTCTATTCCAACCTCATTTTCCAGTCTATACTCGGCAATACCAACCACATCATAAAGGCTGGTGCCAGTACATTGGTTGATAAATATGAAGAGCAACTAACCAAGCAACAGTTCACGCGCAACGAGATAGTACCAGGTGCGTTTGCAGAGTATTCGTACAGCCACTTGGATAAGTTTAATATCGTAGCGGGCATTCGTGGCGATTACCATAACATTTATGGCGCTTTCGTTACACCGCGACTACACGTGCGTTATGCGCCGTTCAAGCGCACTGCGATACGTGCTTCTATCGGTCGTGCGCAGCGCACTGCAAACATACTGGCTGAGAACATTGGGTATATGGCCAGCAACCGCAATTTCATTATTCAGAGCACTATCCCCGGTAATCCTTATGGACTGGAACCGGAGATCGCATGGAACACGGGGATCAACCTCACGCAGAAATTCCAGCTCGACTACCGCGACGGTGCCATCAGCTTCGATTTCTACCGCACCGATTTTCAGAACCAGGTAGTGGTAGATGTGGAAGACGCACACGATGTAAGGTTCTATAACCTTGAGGGCAAATCGTACGCGAATAGCTTTCAAACGCAGTTCGATTACGAAGTGATCCACAACCTCGACCTGCGCCTGGCCTATCGTTGGTATGACGTGAAAACTACTTACAGTGGCGTACTGAAAGAACGTCCGTTGGTAGCAGCACACCGTGCTTTTGCTAATGTGGGCTATGAAACCCGCAATCGTTGGAAGTTTGACTATACCATTCAGTGGGTAGGGCAGAAGCGCATACCTTCTGTATACGATCATCACTACATGTCGTTCACCAATGGAGAAATGTCACCATCGTTCGTGCAAATGAATGCGCAGATCAGCAAAGCTTTTACCGAAGACTTTGAAGTTTACCTTGGCGGCGAGAATCTGACCAATTATATGCAGCACATGCCGATTATCGGTGCCATGCATCCTTACGATGTGGGCTTCGACGCTTCTATGATATGGGGACCTGTTATGGGCAGAAATGTGTACGCTGGATTGAGATATAAGATCCGCTAG
- a CDS encoding Imm63 family immunity protein, producing MDQRLIKIQAAINELTEKIGIVPPVIGYGEAILNGLYIEAEGKSWVTYRLMCSGERGGEDLVTIALNEDDLLYAILKEVTFHPAITFAAKQAPRNINQRRVHFEKQEELMGSVKSDWKD from the coding sequence ATGGACCAACGTCTCATTAAAATCCAGGCAGCAATTAATGAACTGACCGAAAAGATCGGAATTGTCCCTCCCGTCATTGGCTATGGCGAAGCTATTCTCAACGGATTGTATATTGAAGCTGAAGGAAAATCCTGGGTTACATACAGGCTTATGTGTAGCGGTGAACGTGGAGGCGAAGACCTTGTCACAATCGCCTTGAATGAAGACGACTTGTTATATGCAATACTCAAGGAGGTTACTTTTCACCCTGCCATTACATTCGCCGCAAAGCAGGCCCCTCGAAACATCAATCAAAGGCGTGTTCATTTTGAGAAACAAGAAGAGTTGATGGGCAGCGTAAAATCAGATTGGAAAGATTGA
- a CDS encoding porin yields the protein MKRSIVLLSLVMMGNVAMAQRFLTDMMDTTTQIGKGLYPLYGSHDRLKFGGYMQPQFQWAEDKGVKNYAGGDFAPNSNNRFMLRRGRIRVDYMHMNDKNEPMALFAFQFDGSEKGVAIRDFWGRIYDNKLNMFALTAGMFARPMGFEANYSSSERESPERGRMSQILMKTERDLGMMGTFEPRKGQNFRWLKVDLGVFNGQGLAGPAEYDSHKDVIGRVSLKPRKLNKAGWTLSASASGYMGGITSQSPWIYEAKENEGVVSMIGDSSQSNINYVAPRKYYGADAQLKIPNRKGYSEFRAEYIAGQQTATAATSETPGTYPVTATNALLPLYTRSFNGAYFYYLQHLGVDWAQLVLKYDWYDPNTKVQGNDINASRGFTAADVKYNTIGGGFVVYLNAHVKTFLYYDHVTNESTAIKGYTNDIKDNIITIRLQYRF from the coding sequence ATGAAACGTAGTATTGTACTGCTCTCTTTAGTGATGATGGGCAATGTGGCGATGGCGCAAAGGTTCCTGACCGATATGATGGATACCACCACGCAGATAGGCAAAGGTCTGTATCCCCTTTATGGTTCGCACGATCGCCTGAAATTTGGTGGTTATATGCAGCCGCAATTTCAGTGGGCCGAGGACAAAGGAGTAAAAAACTACGCTGGCGGCGATTTTGCCCCCAATTCAAACAATCGTTTCATGCTGCGCCGCGGCCGTATCCGTGTCGACTATATGCACATGAACGACAAGAATGAGCCAATGGCCCTGTTCGCTTTCCAGTTCGATGGTTCTGAAAAAGGTGTGGCGATCCGCGATTTCTGGGGACGTATCTACGATAACAAGCTCAACATGTTTGCCCTGACGGCTGGTATGTTTGCCCGCCCCATGGGTTTTGAAGCAAACTATTCATCGTCTGAACGTGAAAGCCCTGAACGTGGCCGTATGTCGCAGATACTGATGAAGACAGAGCGTGACCTTGGTATGATGGGTACCTTTGAGCCGCGCAAAGGCCAGAACTTCCGTTGGTTAAAAGTAGACCTCGGCGTATTCAATGGCCAGGGCCTTGCCGGACCGGCTGAGTATGACAGCCACAAAGACGTGATCGGTCGCGTTTCATTGAAACCGCGTAAGCTCAACAAAGCAGGATGGACACTGTCTGCCAGTGCATCAGGTTATATGGGTGGTATCACCAGCCAGTCGCCATGGATATATGAAGCCAAAGAGAACGAAGGCGTTGTTTCTATGATCGGCGATTCTTCTCAAAGCAATATCAATTATGTAGCGCCACGCAAATACTACGGTGCCGATGCGCAGCTGAAAATACCTAACCGCAAAGGTTATTCTGAGTTCCGTGCAGAATATATAGCAGGTCAGCAAACAGCTACTGCTGCAACTTCAGAAACTCCGGGTACTTACCCTGTGACTGCAACAAACGCACTTTTGCCACTGTACACACGTTCTTTCAATGGTGCGTATTTCTATTACCTGCAGCACCTTGGTGTTGACTGGGCGCAGCTGGTGTTGAAGTACGACTGGTACGATCCTAATACTAAAGTACAGGGTAACGACATCAATGCATCGCGCGGATTTACTGCGGCTGATGTAAAGTATAACACAATAGGCGGCGGTTTTGTTGTGTACCTCAACGCCCACGTAAAAACCTTCCTGTATTACGATCATGTGACTAACGAAAGCACAGCGATCAAAGGTTATACCAACGATATAAAAGACAACATAATAACGATACGATTGCAGTATCGCTTCTAA
- a CDS encoding T9SS type A sorting domain-containing protein produces the protein MKRTLTLLFIILASVAQAQTDWWCVQPSVKRYFLNDYYYLRGMRVDSVKAIGSNTVLYPFKSARGYYLSNQKLKPSGSWLGDTIIIAPDGTHYFDNYWGDTVVIKSQAALNDSWELYNDATAQHYSATVTAVNTATVLGALDEIKDITITAWNGAAVNSDDPLHNTKIILSKNHGFVRVPDLYLFPMHEPDQVYQRGFDFWIDRDLPFPITPTASQLYFNLIDLPNPNVLNIYDFKVGDMFEYKTDGVENVSKSDLEKIVLEEVVEKTVGATSVQYKIARWTYTQNFKTFPPSHSTVPAYVTVNYNSALLLDTNYMPEEWGQKDIIRYNPLDTTFCETAPAYERLSINMQADSSLVTMEPCGYGYQYKQKLGRTLYHTCWDKNFGGYYRTQLLHTRKNGNPCYRYYALDVEQSAKAELNIYPNPASDQLVVNLPTAGDATITLHNAVGQLVKQIQTRDRSTSIEVTDLPAGLYHISILQNGERVIDKVLIEH, from the coding sequence ATGAAACGGACGTTAACACTATTGTTCATAATATTGGCCTCGGTGGCCCAGGCGCAAACAGACTGGTGGTGTGTGCAGCCTTCAGTTAAGCGCTATTTCCTTAACGATTACTACTACCTGCGCGGCATGCGCGTGGACTCGGTCAAGGCCATAGGCAGCAACACGGTGTTGTATCCTTTCAAATCAGCGCGCGGCTACTATCTCAGCAACCAGAAGCTGAAACCATCAGGCAGCTGGCTGGGAGATACAATTATAATTGCCCCCGACGGGACGCATTATTTCGACAACTACTGGGGAGATACAGTTGTTATTAAAAGCCAGGCGGCGCTGAACGACAGTTGGGAGCTTTATAATGATGCGACAGCACAACACTATTCAGCAACTGTAACGGCTGTAAATACAGCAACTGTTCTTGGCGCGTTGGATGAGATCAAGGACATCACCATTACTGCCTGGAATGGCGCGGCGGTAAATAGCGACGATCCGCTGCACAATACGAAGATCATTCTTAGTAAAAACCACGGATTTGTGCGGGTTCCCGATCTGTACCTGTTCCCAATGCACGAACCTGACCAGGTTTACCAGCGCGGTTTCGACTTCTGGATAGACAGGGACCTGCCTTTCCCCATCACACCTACTGCCAGCCAGTTGTATTTCAACCTTATCGATCTACCGAACCCCAACGTCCTGAACATTTACGACTTCAAAGTTGGAGACATGTTTGAATATAAAACGGACGGCGTTGAGAATGTTAGTAAGTCTGATTTGGAAAAGATCGTTCTCGAAGAAGTTGTTGAAAAAACTGTTGGGGCAACTTCAGTCCAATACAAAATAGCCCGCTGGACATACACACAGAATTTCAAAACGTTCCCACCATCGCACAGCACGGTACCGGCTTATGTAACTGTGAATTACAACTCTGCACTGCTACTGGATACGAACTACATGCCGGAGGAATGGGGCCAGAAAGACATCATACGTTACAACCCACTCGATACTACGTTTTGCGAGACCGCACCAGCCTACGAGCGCTTATCTATCAATATGCAGGCAGATAGCTCCCTGGTAACTATGGAACCCTGCGGTTATGGCTACCAGTATAAACAAAAGCTTGGCCGTACCTTGTATCACACCTGTTGGGACAAAAACTTTGGCGGGTATTACCGCACCCAGCTTTTGCACACGCGCAAAAACGGGAATCCATGCTATCGCTATTATGCACTGGACGTAGAGCAGTCGGCAAAGGCTGAATTGAATATCTATCCCAATCCGGCATCAGATCAATTGGTGGTAAACCTTCCTACAGCGGGCGATGCTACCATTACACTGCACAACGCAGTTGGTCAGTTGGTGAAGCAAATACAAACAAGGGACCGATCAACATCAATAGAAGTTACGGATCTGCCGGCGGGGCTTTACCATATCAGTATACTGCAGAATGGCGAAAGGGTGATAGATAAAGTTCTGATAGAGCATTAG